One window from the genome of Phycisphaerales bacterium encodes:
- a CDS encoding FG-GAP-like repeat-containing protein, producing the protein MPTRTAITPAILAALAAAHAQAQCTPSFNNGPDLLAPAAFAIAVADVNMDGRPDIITAPNTPGPLSVFRNLGGGVFSPRLEYGFMSANSRHIAIADITVDGIPDVAVTTDQGLELYYNFVNTFHYMGMEHTGQLRQVASADMDGDGTADLVTACATPSRVDVLLNPGGGFLQTFSTAMPVPANGVLLTDFTFDGRPDAIIMGAGNTGLYALFNDGNGHLINPQLIINNVGGNAIAAADLNSDGQVDIVNMQPNFARANVLVNQGGGTFGAATPINTSSSGLQWLPAIADINGDNTPELILPYLSRVNVYQQTGPFAYVQPPLQFPTGAGAAQVAVGDFNDDGAPDLAVSNPTAGTIRVLFNAGGGTINLHPQPAAVEFGGNASFEIAATTTGPVATYQWRRNGQFLTEGDHYAGVHTNQLHILSATEIEAGTYDCVINACGQVYSNPATLTVTGCPSADYNRDGDVGTDADIEAFFRILGGGPC; encoded by the coding sequence ATGCCCACACGCACCGCCATCACCCCCGCCATCCTCGCCGCCCTCGCCGCCGCGCACGCCCAGGCGCAGTGCACGCCCAGCTTCAACAACGGCCCCGACCTGCTCGCCCCGGCCGCGTTCGCGATCGCCGTTGCCGACGTGAACATGGACGGCCGGCCCGACATCATCACCGCGCCCAACACCCCGGGCCCGCTGTCGGTCTTCCGCAACCTCGGCGGAGGGGTCTTCTCGCCGCGCCTCGAGTACGGTTTCATGTCGGCCAACTCCCGCCACATCGCCATCGCGGATATCACGGTTGACGGCATCCCCGACGTCGCGGTGACCACCGATCAGGGCCTCGAGCTCTACTACAACTTCGTGAACACCTTCCACTACATGGGCATGGAGCACACCGGCCAGCTGCGTCAGGTCGCCAGCGCCGACATGGACGGCGACGGCACCGCCGACCTCGTCACCGCCTGCGCCACGCCCTCGCGCGTCGACGTGCTGCTCAACCCGGGTGGCGGCTTCCTCCAGACCTTCTCCACAGCGATGCCCGTGCCGGCCAATGGCGTGCTCCTCACCGACTTCACCTTCGACGGCCGGCCCGACGCCATCATCATGGGCGCCGGTAACACGGGCCTCTACGCGCTGTTCAATGACGGCAACGGGCACCTCATCAACCCTCAGCTGATCATCAACAATGTGGGCGGCAACGCCATCGCCGCGGCTGACCTCAACTCCGACGGCCAGGTTGACATTGTCAACATGCAGCCCAACTTCGCCCGAGCAAACGTCCTCGTGAACCAGGGTGGCGGGACGTTCGGGGCCGCGACGCCGATCAACACCTCCAGCTCCGGCCTCCAATGGCTCCCCGCCATCGCCGACATCAACGGCGACAACACCCCCGAGCTCATCCTTCCATACCTCAGCCGCGTGAACGTCTACCAGCAGACCGGCCCCTTCGCGTACGTTCAGCCACCGCTGCAGTTCCCCACCGGCGCTGGGGCGGCGCAGGTCGCAGTCGGCGACTTCAACGACGACGGCGCGCCCGACCTGGCCGTCTCCAATCCCACCGCGGGCACGATCCGGGTCCTCTTCAACGCGGGCGGAGGAACCATCAACCTGCACCCGCAGCCCGCCGCGGTCGAGTTCGGCGGTAACGCGTCATTCGAGATCGCGGCCACCACCACCGGCCCTGTCGCCACCTACCAGTGGCGCCGCAACGGCCAGTTCCTCACCGAGGGTGACCATTACGCCGGGGTCCATACGAACCAACTCCACATCCTCTCGGCCACCGAGATCGAGGCGGGCACCTATGACTGCGTCATCAACGCGTGCGGGCAGGTCTACTCGAACCCCGCGACGCTGACCGTCACCGGTTGCCCGAGCGCCGACTACAACCGTGACGGCGACGTGGGCACGGACGCGGACATTGAGGCGTTCTTCCGCATCCTGGGCGGCGGGCCATGCTGA
- a CDS encoding enoyl-ACP reductase has translation MTPTKSELLRGKHGLVIGIANDRSYAWHITKSLIEHGATCAFTHLPGDRNEHRTRRGLTELGQTNPWLRPLDAGSDEQLDKVFSDYAQSFERLDFVIHSIAFADRDLLQPGKFVTTPRAAYLSAIDISAYTLLAMAQRARPLMAKEKQGGKGGAILGMSYYGAEKVVPGYNVMGVAKAALECTGRYLASELGTDGIRVNLISGGYLRTLASSAVGGTDTMPELVAQKAPLRRNVEGQDVGDTAVWLCSDLSKGVTGETIYVDCGINIIGG, from the coding sequence ATGACCCCCACCAAAAGCGAACTCCTGCGCGGCAAGCACGGCCTCGTCATCGGCATCGCCAACGACCGCTCCTACGCCTGGCACATCACCAAGTCGCTCATCGAGCACGGCGCCACCTGCGCCTTCACCCACCTCCCCGGCGACCGCAACGAGCACCGCACCCGCCGCGGCCTCACCGAGCTTGGTCAAACCAACCCCTGGCTCCGCCCCCTCGACGCCGGCAGCGACGAGCAGCTCGACAAGGTCTTCAGCGACTACGCCCAGAGCTTCGAGCGGCTGGACTTCGTGATCCACTCGATCGCCTTCGCCGACCGCGACCTCCTCCAGCCCGGCAAGTTCGTGACCACGCCCCGGGCCGCGTACCTCTCCGCGATCGACATCTCCGCCTACACCCTCCTCGCGATGGCCCAGCGGGCCCGCCCTCTGATGGCGAAGGAGAAGCAGGGCGGCAAGGGCGGCGCGATCCTCGGCATGTCCTACTACGGCGCGGAAAAAGTCGTCCCCGGCTACAACGTCATGGGCGTCGCCAAGGCCGCGCTCGAGTGCACCGGCCGCTACCTCGCCAGCGAGCTCGGGACCGACGGCATCCGCGTCAACCTCATCTCCGGCGGCTACCTCCGCACCCTCGCCAGCTCCGCCGTCGGCGGCACCGACACCATGCCCGAGCTCGTCGCCCAGAAAGCACCCCTCCGCCGCAACGTCGAAGGCCAGGACGTCGGCGACACCGCTGTGTGGCTCTGCTCTGATTTGAGCAAGGGCGTCACCGGCGAGACCATCTACGTGGACTGCGGGATCAACATCATCGGCGGCTGA
- the nadC gene encoding carboxylating nicotinate-nucleotide diphosphorylase has translation MDPAKLVTPHHSPDGQPVAPAAPGVDLNTLRLPELYAALAKTGLVRRLLEIARDEDLGSEESPWHGRARLSPGQSWGGDITTASCVDPARVGHAQLVMRVGGVVAGLEVMGDLLDVFAPGCTFEPSAVDGTRVSPGAVLGVLKGPLDEILELERTLLNLLSRLCGVATNTAVFHSAMLGGEGNASKVRAKLYDTRKTTPGLRVLEKYAVRCGGGHCHRMGLYDALLIKDNHIAGMGVVKAPELPGLVLKAVEKARELAQSGGHYPPAFVEVEVDDLEQLRALLTLPRGVVDIVLLDNMGVEKLREAAALRDRMMPGLQLEASGGVSLTTIHSIAQTGVERISVGALTHGAVGVDIGLDIE, from the coding sequence ATGGACCCTGCCAAGCTCGTGACCCCCCACCACTCGCCGGATGGTCAGCCTGTGGCGCCGGCCGCGCCGGGTGTTGATCTGAACACGCTGCGGTTGCCGGAGCTGTACGCGGCGCTGGCGAAGACGGGGCTGGTGCGGCGGCTGCTGGAGATTGCGCGGGATGAGGATTTGGGGAGCGAGGAGTCGCCGTGGCATGGGCGGGCGCGGCTGAGCCCGGGGCAGAGCTGGGGCGGGGATATCACCACGGCGTCGTGTGTTGATCCGGCGCGGGTGGGGCATGCGCAGCTGGTGATGCGCGTGGGGGGCGTGGTCGCGGGGCTGGAGGTGATGGGCGACCTGCTGGACGTGTTCGCGCCGGGGTGCACGTTCGAGCCCTCGGCGGTGGATGGAACGCGGGTGTCGCCGGGGGCGGTGCTGGGGGTGCTCAAGGGGCCGCTGGATGAGATCCTTGAGCTCGAGCGGACGCTGCTGAACCTGCTGTCGCGGCTGTGCGGGGTGGCGACGAACACGGCGGTGTTTCATAGCGCGATGCTGGGTGGTGAGGGGAATGCGTCGAAGGTGCGGGCGAAGCTGTACGACACGCGGAAGACGACGCCGGGTTTGCGGGTGCTGGAGAAGTACGCCGTGCGGTGCGGGGGCGGGCACTGCCACCGCATGGGGCTGTACGACGCGCTGCTGATCAAGGACAACCACATCGCGGGCATGGGCGTGGTCAAGGCGCCGGAGCTGCCGGGGCTGGTGCTGAAGGCGGTGGAGAAGGCGCGCGAGCTCGCCCAAAGCGGAGGCCACTACCCGCCGGCGTTCGTCGAGGTGGAGGTGGACGACCTGGAGCAGCTGCGGGCGCTGCTGACCTTGCCGCGGGGGGTGGTGGACATTGTGCTGCTGGACAACATGGGGGTGGAGAAGCTGAGGGAGGCCGCGGCGCTGCGGGACCGGATGATGCCGGGGCTGCAGCTGGAAGCGAGCGGGGGCGTGTCGCTGACGACGATCCATTCGATCGCGCAGACGGGGGTGGAGCGGATCAGCGTCGGGGCGTTGACGCACGGGGCGGTGGGTGTGGATATTGGGCTGGACATCGAGTGA
- a CDS encoding biotin--[acetyl-CoA-carboxylase] ligase: MDDDLIGLADRLEDAITCEKVAWFARVAVVRETGSTQDFARSFASGRPGIVVIAGRQTGGRGRLGRKWADTSHKGVAMTFVLDSRDLPVERLSLAAGVAACRVCEAALVGVPGVADPRRRVGIKWPNDVCERPAGIGEGPGRKLAGVLIEQTGVAAGAERGGLSLIGIGINVLQTREDWEEGLATRVASLAELGSTWGRAAVAERLMVELDRALRLSENELGEMWRQREMLIGRRGRFVSDGREYGGVVEAIDPGNCIVLRVESGEQVRLPALVTSVVRE, translated from the coding sequence GTGGATGATGACCTCATAGGGCTGGCGGACCGTCTTGAGGACGCGATCACGTGCGAGAAGGTCGCGTGGTTTGCGCGTGTGGCGGTGGTGCGCGAGACGGGGAGCACGCAGGACTTCGCGCGGAGCTTCGCGAGCGGAAGGCCGGGGATCGTGGTGATCGCGGGGCGGCAGACGGGCGGGCGCGGGCGCCTTGGGCGCAAGTGGGCGGACACGAGCCACAAGGGCGTGGCGATGACGTTCGTGCTGGATTCGCGCGACCTGCCGGTGGAGCGGCTCTCGCTCGCGGCGGGGGTGGCGGCGTGCCGCGTGTGCGAGGCGGCGCTGGTGGGCGTTCCGGGCGTGGCGGACCCGCGCCGGCGCGTGGGGATCAAGTGGCCCAACGACGTGTGCGAGCGGCCGGCGGGGATCGGGGAGGGGCCGGGGCGGAAGCTGGCGGGGGTGTTGATCGAGCAGACGGGTGTGGCGGCGGGGGCTGAGCGCGGCGGGCTGTCGCTCATCGGGATCGGGATCAACGTGCTGCAGACGCGGGAGGACTGGGAAGAGGGGCTGGCGACGCGGGTGGCATCGCTGGCGGAGCTGGGGTCCACGTGGGGGCGGGCCGCGGTGGCGGAGCGGCTGATGGTGGAGCTGGACCGGGCCTTGCGGCTGAGCGAGAATGAGCTCGGCGAGATGTGGCGGCAGCGGGAGATGCTGATCGGACGGCGCGGGCGCTTCGTGAGCGATGGGCGCGAGTACGGCGGCGTGGTGGAGGCGATCGACCCGGGGAACTGCATCGTGCTGCGGGTGGAGAGCGGCGAGCAGGTGAGGTTGCCGGCGTTGGTGACGAGTGTGGTCAGGGAGTAG
- the thpR gene encoding RNA 2',3'-cyclic phosphodiesterase, producing MLRLFVAAYPPPDLAASLLAHTAALNIPGAKPVAQDQLHLTLQFIGDTDPRDMNTVRESVARSVSGLPPAVLRVERLQTMPPRRPHLIAAILDPNPTISELHRRLALRLARNKEKSRPYLPHMTTARFRDTRQPEVKGHLNPAPEFTVTEVLLVRSVLKSSGAEHHVEARFEFA from the coding sequence ATGCTCCGCCTCTTCGTCGCCGCGTACCCGCCCCCCGACCTCGCGGCCAGCCTCCTCGCCCACACCGCCGCGCTCAACATCCCCGGCGCTAAGCCCGTCGCCCAGGACCAGCTCCACCTCACCCTCCAGTTCATCGGCGATACCGATCCGCGCGATATGAACACCGTCCGCGAGTCCGTCGCCCGCTCCGTGTCCGGCCTCCCGCCCGCCGTGCTCCGCGTCGAGCGCCTCCAGACCATGCCCCCGCGCCGCCCGCACCTGATCGCCGCGATCCTGGATCCCAACCCCACGATCTCCGAGCTCCACCGCCGCCTCGCCCTGCGCCTGGCCCGCAACAAGGAGAAGTCCCGCCCCTACCTCCCCCACATGACCACCGCGAGATTCCGCGACACCCGACAGCCCGAGGTCAAGGGCCACCTCAACCCCGCCCCAGAGTTCACGGTGACTGAGGTCCTCCTCGTTCGCAGCGTGCTCAAGTCCTCAGGCGCCGAGCACCACGTCGAGGCGCGGTTCGAATTTGCCTGA
- a CDS encoding DVUA0089 family protein produces MRLTGAVLLAVGVGCGMAAAAEASPRETLSFTSAFSDGGEFSPANAVETRTLAGGYGVSKIRVSGTLTAVSPFTYASEAIFKVTPPGAAPFYVQMSGLQDVFTSITFVDVELYLPAPLAQSAGVWEVRFFETYDDGGPDAVWESLSVTLDDEPPGYIEQGDAGSTPATAALPVGSGPMTTIIGSVDGDEDLYRIEVCDPAAFVASTVNGTALDTRLFLFNESGQGVLFNDDYAPTFDEYYFQSRLHNTGTLAAGVYYLGVTVYARMAVDDALMPLWNETPYEEVRSPDGPGAGGALADWSGTPFDGGGDYIVILSGVCYAGLGCGPQDFDGDGDIGTDADIEAFFRCLGGNCCPTCWPGGADFNGDGDIGMDADIEAFFRVLGGSAC; encoded by the coding sequence ATGCGACTGACGGGGGCTGTGCTGTTGGCGGTGGGCGTGGGCTGCGGGATGGCGGCTGCGGCGGAGGCTTCGCCACGGGAGACGCTGTCGTTCACGAGCGCGTTCAGCGACGGAGGGGAGTTCTCGCCGGCGAACGCGGTGGAGACGCGGACGCTGGCCGGCGGGTACGGGGTGAGCAAGATCCGCGTGAGCGGGACGCTGACGGCGGTGAGCCCGTTCACGTACGCGAGCGAAGCGATTTTCAAGGTGACGCCGCCGGGGGCCGCGCCGTTCTACGTGCAGATGTCGGGGCTGCAGGATGTCTTCACATCGATCACGTTCGTGGATGTGGAGCTGTACCTGCCGGCGCCGCTGGCCCAGTCGGCGGGCGTGTGGGAGGTGCGTTTTTTTGAGACGTACGACGACGGCGGGCCGGACGCGGTGTGGGAGAGCCTGTCGGTGACCCTCGATGACGAGCCGCCGGGGTACATCGAGCAGGGCGATGCGGGCAGCACGCCGGCGACGGCGGCGCTGCCGGTGGGCTCGGGGCCGATGACGACGATCATCGGGTCGGTGGATGGGGATGAGGACCTGTACCGCATCGAGGTGTGCGACCCGGCTGCGTTCGTGGCGAGCACGGTCAATGGCACGGCACTGGACACGCGCCTGTTCCTGTTCAATGAGAGCGGGCAGGGGGTGCTGTTCAACGACGATTACGCGCCGACGTTCGATGAGTACTACTTCCAGTCTCGGCTGCACAATACCGGCACACTGGCCGCGGGGGTGTACTACCTGGGGGTGACGGTGTACGCGCGGATGGCGGTGGACGACGCGTTGATGCCGCTGTGGAACGAGACGCCGTACGAGGAGGTGCGCTCGCCCGACGGGCCCGGGGCGGGGGGCGCGCTGGCGGATTGGAGCGGCACGCCGTTTGACGGCGGTGGGGACTACATCGTCATCCTGAGCGGGGTGTGCTACGCGGGCCTGGGGTGCGGGCCGCAGGACTTTGACGGCGACGGGGACATCGGCACCGACGCCGATATCGAGGCGTTCTTCAGGTGCCTGGGCGGGAACTGCTGCCCGACCTGCTGGCCCGGCGGGGCGGACTTCAATGGCGACGGGGACATCGGGATGGACGCGGATATTGAGGCGTTCTTCCGGGTGCTGGGGGGCTCGGCCTGCTGA
- a CDS encoding radical SAM protein → MPYTPPVQLEHLSGLDEGLLAAVVRGEARLTPGQALELMRGMPLPGLGRYADAQCRRVHGDGLRTYVIDRNINYTNVCTAKCTFCAFRRDGDDTDAYTLEHGKILEKIGELVAIGGTQILMQGGMNPDLPLDWYLKLLRTIKETYPQVHVHAFSPPEFVEFVHFFKPPGATFEDKVRWVMVRLREAGLDSLPGGGGEIFAPAVRRKIGLGKCDAESWLTTMYVAHTLGMFTSATMMFGHVEGYADRVHHMMLVREWQDRALAMSDVGSRMSEKRNGATGHYTAFISWPFQRENTPLGRVPDWGRDPKELEMEFPGDVIARGGEFPAGQRAADEFDYDTIDRGRYPTAHLFGKRVRMSGASDYLRTQAVSRLFLDNIYSIGASWVTMGPHVGQVALAYGANDMGSVMMEENVVSSAGTTYCLDEALLCRLIRDAGFLPAQRDNYYDVLRVHDGPESPDLSVTDWSLHRAKKTHQQAPRAAKLTVSR, encoded by the coding sequence TTGCCCTACACGCCCCCAGTCCAGCTTGAGCACCTGTCCGGCCTTGATGAGGGGCTTTTGGCCGCGGTGGTGCGGGGAGAGGCGCGGCTGACGCCCGGGCAGGCGCTGGAGCTGATGCGGGGGATGCCGCTGCCGGGGCTCGGGCGGTACGCGGATGCGCAGTGCCGGCGGGTGCACGGGGATGGGCTGCGCACGTATGTGATCGATCGGAACATCAACTACACCAACGTGTGCACGGCCAAGTGCACGTTCTGCGCCTTCCGGCGCGACGGGGATGACACCGACGCGTACACGCTGGAGCACGGGAAGATCCTGGAGAAGATCGGCGAGCTGGTGGCGATCGGGGGCACGCAGATCCTGATGCAGGGCGGGATGAACCCCGACCTGCCGCTGGACTGGTACCTGAAGCTGCTGCGGACGATCAAGGAGACGTACCCGCAGGTGCATGTGCACGCGTTCAGCCCGCCGGAGTTCGTGGAGTTCGTGCACTTCTTCAAGCCGCCGGGGGCGACCTTCGAGGACAAGGTGCGGTGGGTGATGGTGCGGCTGCGGGAGGCGGGGCTGGATTCGCTGCCGGGGGGGGGCGGGGAGATCTTCGCGCCGGCGGTGCGGCGCAAGATCGGGCTCGGCAAGTGCGACGCGGAGAGCTGGCTGACCACGATGTATGTGGCGCACACGCTGGGGATGTTCACGAGCGCGACGATGATGTTCGGGCATGTGGAGGGGTACGCGGACCGAGTGCACCACATGATGCTGGTGCGGGAGTGGCAGGACCGGGCGCTGGCGATGTCGGATGTCGGAAGTCGGATGTCGGAGAAGCGGAACGGCGCGACGGGGCACTACACGGCGTTTATCTCGTGGCCGTTCCAGCGGGAAAACACGCCGCTGGGGCGGGTGCCGGACTGGGGGCGGGACCCGAAGGAGCTCGAGATGGAGTTCCCGGGGGATGTGATCGCGCGGGGTGGTGAGTTTCCGGCGGGGCAGCGGGCCGCGGACGAGTTTGACTACGACACGATCGATCGCGGGAGGTACCCGACGGCGCACCTGTTCGGCAAGCGGGTGCGGATGTCGGGGGCGAGCGATTACCTGCGGACGCAGGCCGTGTCGCGGCTGTTCCTGGACAACATCTACTCGATCGGGGCGAGCTGGGTGACGATGGGGCCGCACGTGGGGCAGGTGGCGCTGGCGTACGGCGCGAACGACATGGGCAGCGTGATGATGGAGGAGAACGTGGTGTCCAGCGCGGGCACGACGTACTGCCTGGATGAGGCGCTGCTGTGCCGGTTGATCCGCGATGCCGGGTTCCTGCCGGCGCAGCGGGACAACTACTACGACGTGCTGCGCGTGCACGACGGGCCGGAGTCCCCGGACCTGAGCGTGACCGACTGGTCGCTGCACCGGGCGAAGAAGACGCACCAGCAGGCACCGCGGGCGGCGAAGCTGACGGTGTCGCGGTAA
- a CDS encoding WD40 repeat domain-containing protein, translating into MDRGIILGVALGVAAAVGFAGDALAGGSFPGNPLDMYVTSDTANEVYQYERSSPWSYVPGAYSGIAKPQVFSNQSQFSPSMAMYLGCVAGPNQNFWIGGFSGLTQIHSTTGANVSSMGGGTRIGPATAPNGNVVVGGPTGVEEYDSTSGAFVCTVNGYGDGYNMFAFSGNTMYTTQWSGGSSSTVKVFDFVTGSQIGADISVPFAAQKLAIGPDGALYASALYTSPAFEGVYRWNGSAWGVFASSLAQSGTGPHGFAWDPVSLDLYMAFQTGEIHRYDGLTGAYLNTIDTVQTKLTDIFFKRTVPTPGAVGLLCAGGLLVGSRRRR; encoded by the coding sequence ATGGACCGTGGCATCATTCTGGGCGTGGCGTTGGGCGTGGCGGCAGCGGTTGGGTTTGCGGGCGATGCGCTGGCGGGCGGGTCGTTCCCCGGCAACCCGCTGGACATGTACGTGACCAGCGACACGGCCAACGAGGTCTACCAGTACGAGCGGAGCAGCCCGTGGAGCTACGTGCCCGGGGCGTACTCGGGCATTGCCAAGCCGCAGGTGTTCAGCAACCAGTCGCAGTTCAGCCCCTCGATGGCGATGTACCTGGGGTGCGTGGCGGGGCCGAACCAGAACTTCTGGATCGGCGGGTTCAGCGGGCTGACGCAGATCCACTCGACCACGGGCGCGAACGTGAGCAGCATGGGCGGTGGCACGCGGATCGGGCCGGCGACGGCGCCCAACGGGAACGTGGTGGTGGGCGGGCCCACGGGTGTGGAGGAGTACGACTCCACCAGCGGCGCGTTCGTCTGCACCGTGAATGGCTACGGCGACGGTTACAACATGTTCGCGTTCAGCGGGAACACGATGTACACCACGCAGTGGTCGGGCGGGAGCTCGTCGACGGTGAAGGTGTTCGACTTTGTCACGGGGTCACAGATCGGGGCCGACATCAGTGTGCCCTTCGCGGCCCAGAAGCTGGCGATCGGTCCGGACGGGGCGCTGTACGCGTCGGCCCTGTACACCAGCCCCGCGTTCGAGGGCGTCTACCGGTGGAACGGGTCGGCGTGGGGCGTGTTCGCCAGCTCGCTGGCGCAGAGCGGCACGGGGCCGCACGGCTTCGCGTGGGACCCGGTGAGCCTGGACCTGTACATGGCGTTCCAGACCGGCGAGATCCATCGCTACGACGGGCTGACGGGGGCGTACCTCAACACCATCGACACGGTGCAGACGAAGCTGACGGACATCTTCTTCAAGCGCACGGTGCCGACGCCGGGTGCGGTGGGGCTGCTGTGCGCGGGCGGGCTGCTGGTGGGCTCGCGCCGGCGCCGGTGA
- a CDS encoding ABC transporter permease, whose protein sequence is MSNPDRVPTPNWMTPVSGVARLGHGILHAVVAFGQFTRFMLHTFRGLSAVRTWNRRDRLWRQLYFVGTTSIPVLAITGGFIGMILAFEGYRQFQSIGQEARLGGVINLSVVKQIGPVLAAVMLAGRVGCSLTAELGSMKVTEQLDAMRAMGSDPIKVLVVPRFVACVVMIPPLTVVSNLCGVLGGWLITTQFYTTDATLYWRNSANIVNTYDVFSGLIKAVFFGAGIGLISCYKGFSCRPGAEGVGEATTESFVTSFLTIILMSLVLAKVLNDIDFMIHGGVDSVFS, encoded by the coding sequence ATGTCGAACCCCGACCGCGTGCCCACACCCAACTGGATGACGCCCGTCTCCGGCGTTGCACGCCTCGGGCACGGCATCCTCCACGCCGTCGTCGCCTTCGGCCAGTTCACCCGCTTCATGCTCCACACCTTCCGCGGCCTCTCCGCCGTGCGGACCTGGAACCGGCGCGACCGCCTCTGGCGTCAGCTCTACTTCGTCGGCACAACCTCTATCCCCGTCCTCGCCATCACCGGCGGCTTCATCGGCATGATCCTCGCCTTCGAGGGCTACCGCCAGTTCCAGTCCATCGGCCAGGAAGCCCGCCTTGGCGGCGTCATCAACCTCTCGGTGGTCAAGCAGATCGGCCCTGTGCTCGCCGCCGTCATGCTCGCGGGGCGCGTCGGCTGCTCCCTCACCGCCGAGCTGGGCTCCATGAAGGTCACCGAGCAGCTCGACGCCATGCGCGCCATGGGCAGCGACCCCATCAAGGTGCTCGTCGTGCCGCGCTTCGTCGCGTGCGTCGTGATGATCCCACCGCTCACCGTCGTCAGCAACCTCTGCGGCGTGCTCGGCGGCTGGCTCATCACCACCCAGTTCTACACCACCGACGCCACGCTCTACTGGCGCAACAGCGCCAACATCGTCAACACCTACGACGTCTTCAGCGGCCTCATCAAGGCCGTGTTCTTCGGCGCCGGTATCGGCCTCATCTCCTGCTACAAGGGCTTCTCCTGCCGCCCCGGCGCCGAGGGCGTGGGCGAGGCCACCACCGAGTCCTTCGTCACCAGCTTCCTCACCATCATCCTGATGTCGCTGGTCCTGGCCAAGGTCCTCAACGACATCGACTTCATGATCCACGGCGGCGTCGACTCGGTCTTCAGCTGA
- a CDS encoding OmpA family protein, with protein sequence MNVRRLTLLTIPLALTSLLGGCVGQGEYDRLYEVNASLTSQNKDLARQLEEERQAKLLLQKNGMSGETTVAALQRQNAALRAQLDKALADLNELNGKMAKFDFGPVNADTDAALTALAAQYPNLIKYDSARGMLRFASDLTFDSGSDAVKENAKEAIAALSQILNSSAASGYEVVIEGHTDSQRLSANTAQRHRTNRHLSAHRAISVTGELAKLGVANDRILAAGWGEFRPLVANTGNGNTPANRRVEIFLARGRGTGTQDSAPVAESPSTEPTKTTNVNDDIDITK encoded by the coding sequence ATGAACGTCCGTCGCCTCACCCTCCTCACCATCCCCCTCGCCCTCACCTCCCTCCTCGGCGGCTGCGTCGGCCAGGGCGAGTACGACCGCCTCTACGAGGTCAACGCCTCCCTCACCTCCCAGAACAAGGACCTCGCCCGCCAACTCGAGGAAGAGCGCCAGGCCAAGCTCCTCCTCCAGAAGAACGGCATGAGCGGCGAGACCACCGTCGCCGCCCTTCAGCGCCAGAACGCGGCCCTCCGCGCCCAGCTCGACAAGGCCCTCGCCGACCTCAACGAGCTCAACGGCAAGATGGCCAAGTTCGACTTCGGCCCCGTCAACGCCGACACCGACGCCGCGCTGACCGCCCTGGCCGCGCAGTACCCCAACTTGATTAAGTACGACTCCGCCCGCGGCATGCTCCGCTTCGCCTCCGACCTCACCTTCGACAGCGGCTCCGACGCCGTGAAGGAGAACGCGAAAGAGGCCATCGCCGCCCTGTCGCAGATCCTCAACTCCTCCGCCGCGAGCGGCTATGAGGTCGTCATCGAGGGCCACACCGACAGCCAGCGCCTGAGCGCCAACACCGCCCAGCGCCACCGCACCAACCGCCACCTCTCCGCCCACCGCGCCATCAGCGTGACCGGCGAGCTGGCCAAGCTCGGCGTCGCCAACGACCGCATCCTCGCCGCCGGCTGGGGCGAGTTCCGCCCCCTCGTCGCCAACACCGGCAATGGCAACACCCCCGCCAACCGTCGCGTCGAGATCTTCCTCGCCCGCGGCCGCGGCACCGGCACCCAGGACTCCGCCCCCGTCGCCGAGTCCCCCAGCACCGAGCCCACCAAGACCACCAACGTGAACGACGACATCGACATCACCAAGTAA